A genomic region of Klebsiella sp. RIT-PI-d contains the following coding sequences:
- the dauA gene encoding C4-dicarboxylic acid transporter DauA, giving the protein MRSRTITLVKNILSTHVMPFRALIDACWKEKYTGSRFIRDVIAGITVGIIAIPLAMALAIASGVAPQYGLYTSAVAGIVIALSGGSRFSVSGPTAAFVVILYPVAQQFGLAGLLVATLMSGVFLVLFGLARFGRLIEYIPLSVTLGFTSGIGITIGTMQIKDFLGLQMAHVPEHYLQKVGALVMALPTINPGDAAIGIVTLATLIFWPRLGIRVPGHLPALLAGCAVMVIVNLMGANVATIGSQFHYVLADGSTGNGIPQLLPQLILPWDLPGSSFTLSWNSLQALLPAAFSMAMLGAIESLLCAVVLDGMTGTKHKANSELIGQGLGNLIAPFFGGITATAAIARSAANVRAGATSPVSAIIHSVLVILALLVLAPLLSWLPLSAMAALLLMVAWNMSEAHKVINLLRRAPVDDIIVMLICMSLTVLFDMVVAISVGIVLASLLFMRRIARMTRFAAVNVTVPDDVLVLRVIGPLFFAAADGLFTELESRIAGKRIVILSWDAVPVLDAGGLDAFQRFISRLPEGCELRVTNLEFQPLRTMARAAIKPVPGRLAFYPDRDAALANLSASV; this is encoded by the coding sequence ATGCGCTCACGGACGATCACCCTGGTGAAAAATATTCTCTCTACACATGTGATGCCTTTTCGTGCGCTCATAGACGCGTGCTGGAAAGAGAAATATACCGGCTCACGCTTCATACGCGATGTGATTGCGGGTATTACCGTCGGTATTATTGCCATTCCACTGGCGATGGCACTGGCTATTGCCAGCGGCGTCGCGCCTCAGTACGGACTTTATACGTCTGCCGTCGCCGGCATTGTGATCGCCCTTAGCGGCGGATCGCGCTTCAGCGTCTCTGGCCCGACCGCCGCCTTTGTGGTCATTCTTTATCCGGTTGCCCAACAATTTGGGCTGGCTGGCCTGCTGGTGGCAACCCTGATGTCCGGCGTATTTCTGGTTCTGTTCGGGCTGGCACGTTTTGGCCGATTAATCGAATATATCCCGCTTTCCGTCACCCTCGGCTTTACTTCCGGGATCGGCATAACTATCGGTACTATGCAGATCAAAGACTTTCTCGGTCTGCAAATGGCGCACGTACCGGAACACTACTTACAAAAAGTCGGTGCGCTGGTGATGGCGCTGCCGACGATCAACCCAGGCGACGCCGCTATCGGCATCGTCACTCTGGCCACGCTTATCTTCTGGCCGCGGCTGGGCATACGCGTGCCCGGACATCTCCCCGCGCTGCTGGCGGGCTGCGCGGTGATGGTCATTGTTAACCTGATGGGGGCTAACGTTGCCACTATCGGATCGCAGTTTCACTATGTGCTGGCTGACGGTTCAACCGGTAACGGAATTCCGCAACTGCTGCCGCAGCTCATCTTGCCGTGGGATCTACCCGGCTCGAGCTTTACCCTGAGCTGGAATTCACTGCAGGCGCTGCTTCCTGCGGCATTCTCAATGGCCATGCTGGGGGCAATCGAATCACTGCTTTGCGCCGTGGTGCTGGACGGTATGACCGGTACCAAACATAAAGCTAATAGCGAGCTGATTGGTCAGGGTCTTGGCAACCTTATCGCTCCGTTTTTTGGCGGCATTACCGCCACCGCCGCGATTGCGCGTTCAGCGGCAAACGTACGGGCGGGAGCAACCTCTCCAGTATCTGCGATTATCCACTCGGTGCTGGTGATCCTCGCCCTGCTGGTGCTGGCTCCGCTACTTTCATGGCTTCCGCTTTCGGCCATGGCAGCGCTGCTGCTGATGGTGGCGTGGAATATGAGCGAGGCGCATAAAGTCATCAACCTGCTGCGCCGTGCGCCAGTCGACGACATTATTGTGATGCTCATCTGCATGTCGCTGACTGTACTGTTTGATATGGTGGTGGCCATTAGCGTGGGTATTGTGCTGGCGTCCCTGCTCTTTATGCGCCGTATTGCCCGCATGACGCGCTTTGCTGCGGTTAACGTTACTGTCCCGGACGATGTGCTGGTTCTGCGCGTCATTGGCCCGCTGTTTTTTGCTGCGGCTGACGGGTTATTTACTGAACTGGAATCGCGCATTGCAGGCAAGCGCATTGTGATCCTGAGCTGGGACGCGGTGCCTGTTCTTGACGCCGGTGGTCTGGATGCATTCCAGCGTTTTATTAGCAGACTGCCGGAGGGATGTGAACTGCGGGTGACCAATCTGGAGTTTCAGCCGCTGCGCACGATGGCGCGGGCAGCCATAAAACCGGTGCCAGGACGTCTGGCGTTTTATCCCGACCGCGATGCGGCTCTGGCGAACCTGTCGGCGTCAGTATAA
- the ychH gene encoding stress-induced protein YchH, translated as MKRKSASLCGNTLMVLGLVVMVVGVGYSILNQLPQLNLPQFFAHGAVFSIFLGAILWVAGARIGGHEQISDRYWWIRHYDKRCRRDGRPS; from the coding sequence ATGAAACGTAAAAGCGCTTCGTTATGCGGTAACACACTGATGGTGTTAGGGCTGGTGGTGATGGTAGTTGGCGTTGGCTACTCCATTTTAAATCAGCTACCACAGCTTAACCTGCCACAATTTTTCGCCCACGGCGCGGTTTTTAGTATCTTCCTTGGTGCAATCCTGTGGGTAGCTGGCGCACGTATCGGTGGGCATGAGCAAATTAGCGATCGCTACTGGTGGATTCGTCATTACGATAAACGCTGTCGTCGCGATGGCCGCCCCAGCTAA
- the pth gene encoding aminoacyl-tRNA hydrolase has product MSIKLIVGLANPGAEYAATRHNAGAWYVDLLAERYRAPLREEGKFFGFTSRISLAGEDVRLLVPTTFMNLSGKAVAAMATFYRINPDEILVAHDELDLPPGVAKFKLGGGHGGHNGLKDIISKLGNNPNFHRLRLGIGHPGDKDKVVGFVLGKPQAAEQKLIDDAIDEAARCTEVWLKEGLTKATNRLHAFRAQ; this is encoded by the coding sequence GTGAGCATAAAACTGATTGTCGGCCTGGCGAATCCCGGCGCGGAATATGCGGCAACGCGTCATAACGCGGGTGCCTGGTATGTGGATCTTCTGGCGGAACGTTACCGCGCTCCCCTGCGCGAAGAAGGTAAATTTTTTGGCTTTACCTCGCGCATTTCGCTGGCAGGCGAAGATGTCCGTCTGCTGGTGCCCACCACCTTTATGAACCTGAGCGGCAAAGCCGTTGCCGCCATGGCCACCTTTTACCGCATTAATCCTGATGAAATTCTGGTGGCACATGATGAGCTGGACTTGCCGCCGGGGGTGGCCAAATTCAAACTGGGCGGTGGGCACGGCGGGCATAACGGCCTGAAAGATATTATAAGTAAACTGGGCAACAACCCCAATTTTCACCGCTTACGTCTCGGCATTGGTCACCCTGGCGATAAAGACAAAGTCGTCGGCTTTGTGCTGGGAAAACCCCAGGCGGCTGAACAGAAGCTCATTGACGATGCAATTGACGAAGCGGCGCGCTGTACTGAGGTCTGGCTGAAAGAAGGCCTGACTAAAGCAACTAACCGATTACACGCTTTCCGCGCGCAATAA
- the ychF gene encoding redox-regulated ATPase YchF → MGFKCGIVGLPNVGKSTLFNALTKAGIEAANFPFCTIEPNTGVVPMPDPRLDKLAEIVKPQRILPTTMEFVDIAGLVKGASKGEGLGNQFLTNIRETEAIGHVVRCFEDDNIIHVAGKVDPAEDIDTINTELALADLDTCERALHRVSKKAKGGDKDAKAEQAALEKCLPQLENAGMLRALDLTEEDKAAIRYLSFLTLKPTMYIANVNEDGFENNPYLDQVREIAAKEGSVVVAVCAAVESDIAELDDADRDEFMAELGIEEPGLNRVIRAGYELLNLQTYFTAGVKEVRAWTIPVGATAPQAAGKIHTDFEKGFIRAQTIAFEDFIAYKGEQGAKEAGKMRAEGKEYIVKDGDVMNFLFNV, encoded by the coding sequence ATGGGATTCAAATGCGGTATCGTTGGCTTACCTAACGTCGGAAAATCCACCCTGTTCAATGCGCTCACCAAAGCCGGTATTGAAGCGGCTAACTTCCCGTTCTGTACCATTGAGCCGAACACCGGTGTGGTTCCGATGCCCGATCCGCGTCTGGACAAGCTGGCCGAAATTGTTAAACCGCAGCGCATTCTGCCGACCACTATGGAATTTGTCGATATCGCAGGTCTGGTGAAAGGCGCGTCTAAAGGCGAAGGCCTGGGAAACCAGTTCCTGACTAACATTCGTGAAACCGAAGCCATTGGTCACGTTGTTCGCTGCTTTGAAGACGACAATATCATCCACGTGGCGGGTAAAGTTGATCCGGCAGAAGACATCGACACCATCAACACCGAACTGGCGCTGGCGGATCTCGACACCTGCGAACGTGCGCTGCACCGGGTATCCAAAAAAGCAAAAGGTGGCGATAAAGACGCTAAAGCTGAACAGGCCGCGCTGGAGAAGTGTCTGCCGCAGCTGGAAAACGCCGGTATGCTGCGCGCGCTGGACTTAACTGAAGAAGACAAAGCGGCGATCCGTTACCTGAGCTTCCTGACCCTGAAGCCAACCATGTACATCGCTAACGTCAACGAAGATGGATTTGAAAACAACCCGTATCTGGATCAGGTCCGCGAGATCGCGGCGAAAGAAGGTTCTGTGGTTGTCGCCGTCTGCGCCGCTGTTGAATCCGACATCGCTGAATTAGACGATGCCGATCGTGACGAGTTCATGGCCGAGCTGGGCATTGAAGAGCCGGGCCTTAACCGGGTGATCCGCGCAGGCTACGAGCTGCTTAACCTGCAGACCTATTTCACCGCCGGCGTAAAAGAAGTTCGCGCATGGACCATTCCCGTTGGCGCCACCGCGCCGCAGGCCGCAGGCAAAATCCACACCGATTTTGAAAAAGGATTTATCCGCGCGCAGACTATCGCCTTTGAAGACTTTATCGCTTACAAAGGCGAACAGGGCGCGAAGGAAGCCGGCAAAATGCGCGCTGAAGGAAAAGAGTACATCGTCAAAGATGGCGATGTTATGAACTTCCTGTTTAACGTCTAG
- a CDS encoding YebC/PmpR family DNA-binding transcriptional regulator, producing MGRKWANIVAKKTAKDGATSNVYAKFGVEIYAAAKQGEPDPESNSALKFVIERAKQAQVPKHVIDKAIDKAKGGGDETFVPGRYEGFGPSGSMVIAETLTSNVNRTIANIRNIFNKKGGNIGAAGAVSYMFDNTGVIVFKGTDPDRIFEILLEAEVDVRDVTEEEGNIIIYTESTDLHKGIAALKAAGITEFSTTELELIAQSEIELSAEDLETFEGLVDALEADDDVQKVYHNVANL from the coding sequence GTGGGACGTAAATGGGCCAATATTGTTGCTAAAAAAACGGCTAAAGACGGTGCAACGTCTAATGTCTATGCAAAATTCGGTGTAGAAATCTATGCTGCGGCTAAACAGGGTGAACCCGATCCAGAATCAAACTCAGCGTTAAAATTCGTTATTGAGCGTGCGAAGCAGGCCCAGGTTCCAAAACACGTTATTGATAAAGCTATTGATAAAGCCAAAGGTGGCGGTGACGAAACATTCGTGCCGGGACGTTATGAAGGCTTTGGCCCCAGTGGTTCCATGGTTATCGCTGAAACGCTGACGTCGAACGTTAATCGCACGATTGCCAATATCCGCAACATCTTTAATAAAAAAGGCGGTAATATCGGCGCAGCAGGCGCTGTTAGCTATATGTTCGACAATACGGGAGTCATTGTATTTAAAGGAACCGATCCTGATCGTATTTTTGAAATTTTGCTTGAGGCTGAAGTTGATGTCCGTGATGTAACGGAAGAAGAAGGCAACATCATTATTTATACTGAGTCTACGGATCTTCACAAAGGCATTGCTGCACTAAAAGCAGCTGGCATTACTGAATTTTCAACAACCGAATTAGAACTGATTGCCCAATCAGAAATTGAGCTTTCAGCAGAAGATTTAGAAACCTTCGAAGGGCTTGTCGATGCTCTTGAAGCGGATGACGATGTTCAAAAAGTCTATCATAACGTTGCGAACCTCTAA
- a CDS encoding cysteine hydrolase family protein, translating into MILSESALVVIDMQEGLFRGPVSPYRADAVLANIRRLIDNARRAEVPVFFIRHTGPDGSPFSAQSPLTHLLPELNVDVEQDSVIIKKYPSCFRDTGLVPQLRERAVKQLVIVGMKSEFCVDTTCRAAPELGFSTVLISDAHTTVDNENLSARDIIDHHNRTLAGPFVTLSTTVDWRF; encoded by the coding sequence ATGATTTTATCTGAAAGCGCGCTAGTTGTTATTGATATGCAGGAGGGGCTATTCAGAGGGCCGGTTTCCCCGTACCGCGCAGACGCTGTGCTGGCCAATATCAGGCGGCTGATCGACAACGCGAGGCGGGCTGAAGTCCCGGTGTTTTTTATCCGTCATACCGGGCCTGACGGCTCTCCCTTCTCGGCGCAAAGCCCGTTAACACATCTGCTGCCTGAACTTAACGTGGATGTTGAGCAGGATAGTGTCATTATCAAAAAGTATCCCAGCTGTTTTCGCGATACCGGGCTAGTGCCTCAGTTGCGCGAGAGAGCGGTAAAGCAACTGGTTATTGTCGGCATGAAGAGCGAATTTTGTGTTGATACGACCTGCCGTGCTGCACCGGAACTGGGTTTTAGCACCGTATTGATCTCAGACGCGCATACTACGGTGGATAACGAAAATTTATCGGCCAGGGACATCATCGACCATCATAACCGGACGCTGGCTGGCCCGTTTGTGACTCTATCCACAACCGTGGACTGGCGCTTTTGA
- a CDS encoding LysR substrate-binding domain-containing protein: MRNLPPTATLRAFEVATRHATFTSAADELCISQSAVSHQLKNLEDLWGLQLFQRGKILRLTPAGAALAPLVREFFGKLDTTLADLREQHGRVKLRVNTTYSFALKWLLPRLPDLAGLHPEILVSLDSTDKAINFSGSDSDVAIRFGHGNYPALFAEFLFREQIFPVASPALLRRFGTPAEPAELLRYPLLTREGADLVPKWNVWFEFTGLNITALHESVRFADTNMTIEAALLGQGIALARSGHVEKELADGTLTRLFNIPFPSPAAYYFVCPPGIETQPHIVKFRRWLLAASQQAQQRYG, translated from the coding sequence ATGCGCAACCTTCCACCCACGGCCACGCTGCGCGCGTTTGAAGTCGCCACGCGTCACGCTACGTTTACCTCTGCCGCTGACGAACTGTGTATTAGCCAAAGCGCCGTCAGCCATCAGCTTAAAAACCTGGAAGATCTGTGGGGCCTGCAACTTTTTCAGCGGGGTAAAATCCTGCGCCTGACGCCTGCCGGGGCCGCACTGGCCCCGCTGGTACGTGAATTTTTCGGCAAGCTCGATACGACGCTTGCCGATTTGCGCGAACAACATGGTCGAGTGAAACTGCGGGTCAATACCACCTACTCCTTTGCCCTGAAATGGCTTCTCCCCCGCCTGCCCGATCTGGCCGGGCTACACCCGGAGATCCTCGTGTCGCTGGACAGTACCGATAAGGCAATTAATTTCTCCGGATCGGACTCTGATGTGGCGATCCGGTTTGGACACGGTAACTATCCGGCCCTGTTCGCCGAATTTTTATTCCGCGAGCAGATTTTCCCTGTCGCCAGCCCGGCACTGCTACGGCGTTTTGGTACGCCTGCTGAACCTGCTGAACTGCTACGTTATCCGTTACTTACCCGCGAGGGTGCCGATCTGGTGCCGAAATGGAATGTCTGGTTTGAGTTTACCGGCCTCAATATTACCGCCCTGCACGAAAGCGTGCGTTTTGCCGATACCAATATGACGATTGAAGCCGCGCTTCTGGGTCAGGGGATTGCGCTGGCGCGCAGCGGCCACGTAGAAAAAGAGCTTGCCGACGGTACGCTGACGCGGCTTTTTAACATCCCCTTCCCGTCTCCGGCGGCCTATTATTTTGTCTGTCCGCCGGGAATTGAAACTCAGCCGCACATCGTAAAGTTTCGCCGCTGGTTACTGGCCGCGTCGCAGCAGGCCCAACAGCGTTATGGTTAA
- a CDS encoding EamA family transporter, whose amino-acid sequence MSETLIALTLFAALLHATWNALLRGGTDKLWSMTIMCIAIALASGAIALFLPLPARASWKYALLSALLHVGYNLCLVRSYQSGELSQIYPVARGSSPLLIACAAALFAHEKIALHTVGGIALISAGILMLAVRMRGLRGSGICPALVTGAFIAAYSVADGMGVRLSGNALSYTVWMSALWGVLMPAVYILLRGHKNLLRWRPDLPGAVAGGLVSLLAYGIIIYAMARSPMGAVSALRETSVLFVAAIGYWFFGEALTVRKIVACAVIVTGTLLIS is encoded by the coding sequence ATGTCCGAAACGCTGATTGCCCTGACCTTATTCGCCGCCTTGCTCCATGCCACCTGGAACGCGCTACTGCGTGGCGGCACAGACAAACTGTGGTCAATGACCATCATGTGTATCGCAATTGCCCTGGCCAGCGGCGCAATTGCCCTGTTCTTGCCGCTTCCGGCGCGCGCAAGCTGGAAATATGCACTACTGTCCGCACTACTCCACGTGGGCTATAACCTGTGTCTGGTACGTAGCTATCAAAGTGGCGAGCTGAGTCAGATCTATCCGGTTGCACGCGGATCGTCACCGCTACTGATTGCCTGCGCTGCGGCGCTGTTCGCCCATGAGAAGATCGCCTTACATACGGTGGGCGGCATTGCTCTTATTTCTGCTGGCATCCTGATGCTGGCAGTCAGAATGCGCGGGCTGCGGGGATCGGGCATATGCCCGGCCCTGGTGACCGGGGCGTTCATCGCTGCCTACAGCGTAGCGGATGGGATGGGGGTAAGGCTTTCTGGCAACGCATTATCTTATACCGTCTGGATGAGCGCCCTCTGGGGCGTGCTGATGCCTGCGGTGTATATCCTGCTGCGCGGACATAAAAACTTACTGCGCTGGCGGCCGGACTTACCGGGCGCGGTGGCGGGCGGGCTGGTTTCGCTGCTGGCCTACGGCATTATTATCTATGCCATGGCTCGGTCGCCGATGGGTGCGGTTTCAGCCCTGCGGGAAACCAGCGTGCTGTTTGTGGCCGCGATCGGCTACTGGTTTTTTGGCGAAGCGCTGACGGTAAGAAAAATCGTGGCGTGTGCGGTAATTGTCACCGGCACACTGTTAATAAGTTAA
- a CDS encoding oxidoreductase, whose amino-acid sequence MSDQPTTALIGPGAIGTTLAAMLHEAGRTPLLCGRTAHPTLLLHYDDDDITVPGPVLNDPMTISQPYDLVFVAVKTTQNADISGWLNTLCDKNTVVCALQNGIEQQVQLSPWVNGATVLPSVVWFPAQRQPDNAVWLRAKPRLTLPDVPQAKRVVEALRGSRCAIELSTDFTSVAWRKLLQNAVAGLMVLAGRRAGMFTREDIRELARAWLRECLTVARACGAILDDEVIETIVGDFQRAPADLSTSILADRQANRPMEWDARNGVIQRLGRTHGIAVPISDVLMPLLVAGSEGPG is encoded by the coding sequence ATGTCAGATCAACCGACCACTGCACTGATTGGACCGGGCGCAATTGGCACTACGCTTGCCGCGATGCTGCACGAAGCGGGGCGTACGCCGCTGCTGTGTGGACGCACCGCGCATCCGACGTTATTGCTGCATTATGATGACGACGATATTACGGTTCCCGGTCCGGTATTAAACGATCCAATGACGATTAGTCAGCCTTATGATCTGGTGTTTGTGGCGGTGAAAACCACGCAGAATGCCGATATTAGCGGTTGGCTGAACACCTTGTGTGATAAAAATACGGTCGTCTGCGCGCTGCAAAATGGCATTGAACAGCAGGTCCAGCTTAGCCCGTGGGTCAATGGCGCAACGGTGCTGCCTTCAGTGGTATGGTTCCCGGCTCAGCGGCAACCGGATAATGCCGTCTGGCTGCGAGCCAAACCGCGACTGACGCTACCGGATGTGCCGCAGGCAAAACGGGTTGTAGAGGCATTACGCGGCTCGCGCTGCGCCATTGAACTGTCGACAGACTTCACCTCAGTCGCCTGGCGCAAACTGCTGCAGAACGCGGTTGCCGGTCTGATGGTTCTTGCCGGTCGCCGTGCAGGAATGTTCACCCGGGAGGATATCCGCGAGCTGGCGCGGGCCTGGCTACGCGAATGCCTTACCGTTGCCCGCGCCTGTGGGGCGATACTGGACGATGAGGTCATAGAGACAATCGTGGGCGATTTTCAGCGTGCGCCAGCCGATTTAAGCACCTCTATTCTTGCCGATCGCCAGGCTAATCGCCCGATGGAGTGGGACGCGCGCAACGGCGTGATCCAGCGTCTCGGTCGTACACACGGTATTGCTGTTCCCATCAGCGATGTGCTGATGCCGCTGCTGGTGGCAGGCAGCGAAGGACCAGGTTAA
- a CDS encoding phosphate/phosphite/phosphonate ABC transporter substrate-binding protein has product MYQTLSLPMYQPESAATRALLQAIQQRLADYAHPSRPVSPRADLLSHWRQENMLLSQCCGFPLMTALAGVQVVGCFHYSAEGCDGSNYRSALVVRQQDKGATLAAFRGRRAACNAVDSQSGYNALRYSIAPLAQNGAFFSQVKLTGSHRQSLAEIACGAADIAAIDAVSWALFQRDEPALASELAVIGWTPLTPGLPLIAGANCSPDTLATLRVVLSALVSDPHYLTCCEALLITGFSVVPREAYTVVLDWQRQAAEQGITYL; this is encoded by the coding sequence ATGTATCAGACGCTTTCGCTACCCATGTACCAACCGGAGAGCGCCGCAACGCGAGCGCTATTACAGGCTATTCAGCAGCGATTAGCGGATTATGCGCACCCGTCCCGGCCGGTCTCTCCTCGGGCCGATCTGCTGTCCCACTGGCGTCAGGAGAATATGCTGCTCAGCCAGTGCTGCGGATTTCCCCTGATGACTGCGCTTGCAGGGGTTCAGGTGGTGGGATGTTTCCACTACTCAGCCGAAGGGTGTGACGGATCTAACTATCGCAGTGCGCTGGTGGTGCGCCAGCAGGACAAGGGGGCAACCCTGGCCGCGTTCCGGGGGCGGCGCGCAGCCTGTAACGCTGTCGATTCCCAGTCAGGCTATAACGCCCTCAGATACAGCATCGCACCACTGGCGCAAAACGGCGCATTTTTCTCGCAGGTAAAGCTAACCGGTAGCCACCGACAATCGCTTGCGGAGATCGCCTGCGGTGCGGCGGATATTGCTGCTATCGACGCGGTCAGCTGGGCGCTTTTCCAGCGTGACGAACCGGCGCTGGCAAGCGAACTGGCGGTTATTGGCTGGACACCCCTCACGCCCGGATTACCGCTGATCGCTGGCGCAAACTGTTCCCCTGATACGCTGGCGACATTACGGGTGGTACTAAGCGCGCTGGTGAGCGATCCTCATTACCTAACCTGCTGCGAGGCACTGTTGATTACCGGTTTTAGCGTGGTGCCCCGCGAAGCCTATACGGTGGTACTGGACTGGCAGCGCCAGGCCGCGGAGCAGGGGATAACGTATCTGTAA
- a CDS encoding cation:proton antiporter yields the protein MGYLGWTAATGVLLLLMSLSYGWISRFAVPVFGLYLVVGILCGPWGLGILRIDIVEHASLTSHITEIAMAASLFITGLKIRLPLEFRFWKTGIMLALPGMLLTIGGIMVASHFLTGISWPLSLALAAILAPTDPVLASLVAINDAQDGDKLRISLSSEAGLNDGTALPFLMLALLWNKAGSALSGEELLKWFSVDLVWALIGGLAIGFLLGRFIGIMATRSRHAQGEVAPSDFVALALICLSFAFAQWVDASGFLAAFAAGVGLRSTEVSVQKRHPDQQADDDLPAEMLVNPHTRHGLNVKNPIKSVGLIIGDALSFGDTVERLFAATLIIILGITLAEHWSSAALPLALIIFIVIRPLSVLLVTWRSQRPWLHRISLGWLGIRGIGSLNYIAYAYVHGFQGAEASLVTDTAITIVTISVLVHGITVTPLLTLRHKKQQQ from the coding sequence ATGGGGTATCTGGGGTGGACGGCAGCAACAGGCGTCTTGTTACTGTTAATGTCTTTATCCTATGGCTGGATCAGCCGTTTTGCGGTTCCGGTCTTCGGGCTTTATTTAGTCGTGGGCATTTTATGCGGTCCGTGGGGACTGGGCATATTGCGCATTGATATTGTTGAACACGCGTCATTGACCAGTCATATTACCGAAATCGCCATGGCGGCGTCGTTATTTATTACCGGGCTTAAAATCCGTTTGCCGCTGGAATTCAGGTTCTGGAAGACGGGTATTATGCTGGCACTGCCGGGAATGCTGCTGACCATTGGCGGGATCATGGTGGCATCTCACTTCCTGACCGGGATCTCCTGGCCACTCTCGCTGGCGCTGGCGGCGATCCTCGCCCCGACCGATCCGGTCCTGGCGAGCCTGGTGGCGATCAACGATGCGCAGGATGGCGATAAGCTACGCATTTCATTGTCCAGCGAAGCCGGGCTAAATGACGGCACGGCGCTGCCGTTTCTGATGCTGGCCCTGCTATGGAACAAAGCGGGTTCAGCGCTGAGTGGTGAAGAACTGCTGAAATGGTTCAGTGTCGATCTGGTATGGGCGCTGATTGGCGGCCTGGCTATCGGCTTTCTGCTCGGACGCTTTATCGGCATTATGGCCACCCGTTCGCGTCATGCGCAGGGCGAAGTAGCCCCCAGCGATTTCGTGGCGCTGGCCCTGATCTGCCTGAGTTTTGCGTTTGCCCAGTGGGTAGATGCCTCAGGCTTCCTGGCCGCCTTTGCCGCCGGCGTCGGGCTGCGCAGCACCGAGGTCAGCGTGCAAAAAAGGCACCCCGATCAACAGGCCGATGATGATTTACCCGCTGAAATGCTGGTCAACCCTCATACCCGTCACGGGCTGAACGTGAAGAATCCGATCAAATCTGTCGGGCTTATCATCGGAGATGCTCTCTCCTTTGGCGACACCGTAGAGCGACTGTTTGCCGCGACGCTCATCATTATTCTCGGCATTACGCTGGCGGAGCACTGGAGCAGCGCAGCATTGCCGCTGGCGCTCATTATTTTCATTGTTATCCGCCCGCTCTCAGTACTGCTGGTGACATGGCGGTCGCAACGTCCGTGGCTGCACCGGATAAGCCTTGGCTGGCTGGGGATCCGCGGTATCGGCAGCCTGAACTACATTGCTTACGCGTATGTGCATGGTTTTCAGGGTGCAGAGGCCAGTCTGGTCACTGATACGGCTATCACTATCGTGACTATCAGCGTACTGGTACACGGCATTACGGTGACCCCGCTTCTCACCTTGCGACATAAAAAACAGCAGCAGTGA
- the paoA gene encoding aldehyde dehydrogenase iron-sulfur subunit PaoA: MCKQSSAATDVIPSVEMAHLKFTVNGKKHELDIDTRTTLLDALREHLHLTGTKKGCDHGQCGACTTLVNGRRINACLTLAVMHQDADITTIEGLGTPDNLHPMQTAFVKHDGFQCGYCTSGQICSSIAMLKEIEAGIPSHVTGDLLAPSSLTEEEVRERMSGNICRCGAYRNILAAINEAAGRDVK, translated from the coding sequence ATGTGTAAGCAATCGTCCGCCGCCACTGACGTTATACCGTCAGTTGAAATGGCGCACCTGAAGTTCACCGTCAACGGTAAAAAGCACGAACTGGATATCGATACTCGTACAACGCTGCTGGACGCCCTGCGCGAACATCTGCATCTGACCGGTACCAAGAAAGGCTGCGATCACGGGCAGTGCGGTGCCTGTACAACGCTGGTTAACGGACGGCGGATCAATGCCTGTCTGACGCTGGCTGTCATGCATCAGGATGCCGACATTACCACCATTGAAGGACTCGGCACGCCGGATAATCTGCATCCGATGCAGACCGCGTTTGTGAAACACGATGGCTTTCAGTGCGGCTACTGTACCTCCGGGCAAATTTGCTCTTCCATCGCCATGTTGAAAGAGATTGAAGCCGGTATTCCCAGCCACGTTACCGGAGATTTACTGGCACCGTCCAGCCTGACGGAAGAAGAAGTCCGCGAGCGGATGAGCGGCAATATCTGTCGCTGTGGCGCTTACCGCAACATCCTTGCCGCCATCAATGAAGCCGCCGGGAGGGATGTTAAATGA